CAGGATTTGCCCTGTGAAATCGTCGCCATCGCCAGCCCGGATTTATTGGAGCAGCGTGCCCGGCAATTGGGCCTGAATATCAGAATAAAAGCATTTGACAGTACGCTGCCGCCCAGCCCCCAGCAGGCCGGCAGTCTGACTGTGCTGCCCGTTGAACTGGCGGAACCGGCCCAATGCGGCCAGCTAAATCCTGGCAACAGCCGCTATGTGCTGAAAACGATCACGAAAGCCACTAAAGGCTGCATGGAAGGCTTGTTTGACGCCCTGGTGACAGGCCCCGTACACAAAGGCATCATCAATGACGCCGGTTTCACGTTCAGCGGCCATACCGAATACATTGCCGACATGACCGGCGGGCATCCGGTCATGATGCTGGCCACACCCGGCCTGCGCGTGGCGCTGGTCACGACTCACCTGCCGCTGTCGGAAGTCAGCGCGGCCATCACCCATTCGCGGTTAAGAGCCGTGCTGTGCATCCTGGACCAGGACCTGCGCTCGCGCTTCAAGCTGGACAATCCGCGCATCCTGGTCTGCGGCCTGAATCCGCATGCCGGCGAGAGCGGCCACCTCGGCCGCGAGGAGATCGAAGTTATCGAGCCTGTGCTCGACAGCCTGCGCAAACAGGGCATGAATCTGCAAGGCCCACTGCCGGCAGACACGCTGTTCACGCCGAAATATCTGGCATCGGCCGATGCCGTGCTGGCGATGTACCACGATCAGGGCCTGCCCGTGCTCAAGCACATGGGCTTCGGACAGGCCGTCAACATCACGCTGGGCCTGCCGATCATCCGCACGTCCGTGGACCACGGCACGGCTCTGGATCTGGCCGGCACCGGCAAAGCCGAAATCGGCAGCCTGCTCAGCGCCATACAAACCGCATTACTCATGGCAACCAACTCGACTCGATAACATGGCGCATATACCACGCAAACGCTTTGGTCAGAACTTTCTACACGACTACCGGATTATTTACGACATTATTTCCAGCCTACAAACCAAGCCCGGCGAGCATTGGGTCGAAATCGGCCCGGGTCAGGGGGCGCTGACGGAGCCGTTGCTGAAGGAAGGAGTCCATCTTGATGTGGTCGAACTCGACAGGGATCTGGTCGCGCTGCTCAGGGAAAAATTCAAGCAGCACGATAACCTGCGCATACACAGCGCCGACGCCCTGAAGTTTGATTTCTCATCGCTTGTCGACGACAGCCGGAAACTGCGCGTGGTCGGCAACCTGCCCTACAATATCTCCACGCCGCTGATGTTCCATCTGCTGGACAATGCGTCCTGCATACAGGACATGCATTTCATGCTGCAGAAGGAAGTCGTCGACCGGATCTGCGCCGCACCCGGCAGCAAGAAGTACGGCAGGCTCAGCGTCATGATGCAGTATTACTGCGCGACCGAACTTCTGTTTGATGTCCCGCCCGAAAGCTTTGACCCGCCGCCTAAGGTCATGTCGGCGATCGTGCGGCTGATTCCGCACCAGCAGCCGCCGGTTGAAGTCCACGATGTCGCCAAACTCAACAAGGTGGTCACGCAAGCCTTTTCGCAACGGCGCAAGACGCTGCGCAATTCCCTGAAAACACTCATTGCCGAGGAAGATATAGAGGCCCTGAACATCGATCCGACGCTGCGGGCCGAGACCATTTCGCTGAGCGATTTCGCCAAACTGAGCAATCTGCTGCAAAACGATGCCGCCTGACCTGCGACAATCTGACACGCGACAATCTGCCACATTCTAAAGAATATTATTTATTGCTAATATAGCCTCAATTCTTGAGATGCAAACTCTTTTTAGAGTCTTTAGAATTATATCCTCCTTTGTAATGCGGCCTTCGTGGCCGCATTTTTTTGCCCGCCGTTTCAGTTTTACTCATGCACGCGAGAGCCTATATCTCGTGTATCAGGCTGCCCCATGCAAGACCAATCCGCTCCGTGGAATAATGAGCAAGGCTATAGTCGTTGAAGAGATATCAGGGGGTGATCGAATATTTTATGACGAAGACTGCGTCTCGAATATGCTTCAGATGTGATTCTGTAATCTGTACCTGCCTCAAACATTGCTGCGCTGCCGCCTCATCACCGTTCGCGCGAACCGTCTTCCCCATCTCTCTCAGCAGCAGAATGCGCTCATTGGCAGCCCGTACTGCATTCCACAACGCCATTTCAATCTCCTCGTTAACATCCGCCATCAATGTCTGGAGCGAATAGGCATGGCCTGTATGACAGCGGTAACAGGTAACTGGCCCTTCCTTGATTTTGGTCAACACACCTTTGCACTCCGGGCAGGTGTTGGGCGAGATCGATCCTAACTGCATAATCTCCTCCAGGCTGACGCTGGCCTCCCGCGCAACACGGTTTTTCAATTCGGAGTGCTTCAGCGGGCACGGCATTTCCAATGGCGGCAATCGGTTCGCTCATCAATTCAGTGATTACTGTGGACATGTGAGCAACCAGAAGTGTGTAATCAACGTCCACGCGCCGAAGCGCACTTTCCGGCATCAATGCGTATTCGGCTTCCCCGGGCAACTGGACAAGCACAACGCCAATCACGCGCAGCCCAAAGGCATGCGCCGCCGACGGATCTGTATCGGACTGTCCGCCATCCAAATAACCAAATACAAAAATTATAGTTAACCCGGATATTTCATAAAACCGCAGTCGTTCGTGGTGAAATATTCAGGTTAAGGATTTAACAGAGCCTTGCATTTATGTATTTCCAATCTCGCCGTATTTG
This is a stretch of genomic DNA from Methylobacter sp. YRD-M1. It encodes these proteins:
- the pdxA gene encoding 4-hydroxythreonine-4-phosphate dehydrogenase PdxA is translated as MTASSALQRLALTPGEPAGIGPDLCVQLAQQDLPCEIVAIASPDLLEQRARQLGLNIRIKAFDSTLPPSPQQAGSLTVLPVELAEPAQCGQLNPGNSRYVLKTITKATKGCMEGLFDALVTGPVHKGIINDAGFTFSGHTEYIADMTGGHPVMMLATPGLRVALVTTHLPLSEVSAAITHSRLRAVLCILDQDLRSRFKLDNPRILVCGLNPHAGESGHLGREEIEVIEPVLDSLRKQGMNLQGPLPADTLFTPKYLASADAVLAMYHDQGLPVLKHMGFGQAVNITLGLPIIRTSVDHGTALDLAGTGKAEIGSLLSAIQTALLMATNSTR
- the rsmA gene encoding 16S rRNA (adenine(1518)-N(6)/adenine(1519)-N(6))-dimethyltransferase RsmA, with amino-acid sequence MAHIPRKRFGQNFLHDYRIIYDIISSLQTKPGEHWVEIGPGQGALTEPLLKEGVHLDVVELDRDLVALLREKFKQHDNLRIHSADALKFDFSSLVDDSRKLRVVGNLPYNISTPLMFHLLDNASCIQDMHFMLQKEVVDRICAAPGSKKYGRLSVMMQYYCATELLFDVPPESFDPPPKVMSAIVRLIPHQQPPVEVHDVAKLNKVVTQAFSQRRKTLRNSLKTLIAEEDIEALNIDPTLRAETISLSDFAKLSNLLQNDAA